The Synechococcus sp. RS9916 DNA segment CGGCGGCCACCTGCCAGTGCCATCCCTGCAGCGCCTGCAGTTCCGCGCTGCGGAACAGGGCCTGGACTTGGGTGGGGGCCAGGGCGAGTCGCAGCAACCAGGGTGGTGTGGCCGTAGTGCTGCTCTCTGCGGGTGGTAAGGGTCCCTCCCAGGGGTGTGGTTCCGCGCTCAGCTGGTGGTGCTCGGCAAGGGACCGCAGGCGGTTCAGCTGGTCCTCCACTGCCGCATCACTGACGCTGGCGACCCCCACCTGGATGCGCAGCGGTTGCGCTGGGCCGCACTGCCAATTGAGCAGCTCGGGGGTGAGGGTGCTGGCCACCACGTCGGCGCGCCAGGCCTCCAGCGCTTCGAGGGGGCCGTGAATCATGAGTAGGGCCCGTGCGGGACGAATCGGTTGCACCCGCAGGGTGAGTTCGCTGATCAGGGCGAGGCTGCCCCAGCTGCCGCAGAGCAGGCGCATCAGGTCGTAGCCGGCCACGTTCTTCACCACCCGGCCGCCGGCATGGGCTTCGGTGCCGTCGCTGCGAATCAGTCCGATGCCGATGATCTGGTCGCGAACCCCCAGGTGGCGGTGACGCAGGCCTCCGGCCAGTCCTCGGGCCACCAGCCCTCCCACGCTGCCTGCTGAGTCAGTGCCTGCGGAATCATTGCCCGCTGAATCAGCGTCCTTCAGGTTCGTGCCAAAAGGCCAGTCGACGGGGAGCCATTGCTGGTGTTCCGCCAATTGCGCTTGCAGATCGGCCAGGGGCAGTCCCGCCTGCAAGGTGATCGTGAGGTCGTCGACGGCATGGTCGAGCACGGCCTTGCAGTGGCGCAGGCTGAGCACCGGTGCCGGTTTGAGCGGGGCTCCCCAGCTGAGGCGGCTGCCCAGACCGGAGGGGATCCAGGGGCTGGCGCTGGCGTGCAGATCACGCACCACGTCCTGGACCGCGGCCAGGTTGTCTGGCGCGATGGTCTGGGGTGAGCTGGTGTTGGCGACGAACGTATCGATAACCGGTGGGTTCTGCCGAGAATGATGGTGCCATGGGCCTTGCTGCCATGACTCGACAAGTGCGCCGATTGGTCCACAGTGTGCTCCTGCTCCATCTGGGGATCTGTGGTCAGGGCGCTTTGGCTCAGAGGGCTGAACCACCGTTGCCCAACGCCAGTGGTGACTTTTTGAGCAGCCAGACCCAGGGCAATCGCGGGCTTTACGAGGTGCGCCATTGGCTGATGGTGGAGCGGGATCCAGAGGGAACCCACTGCCGGTCTTTGGCAACCCATCAACCGATTGCCCGGCTTCACTACGGGGATGTGGTGGTCACCGACACCCCGGAGCATGGCCTTCAGCAGGCGGTGCTGATGGTGAACGGTCGCCCCTGGCTGCGCGTGCGTCTGCCGGGCTGGCGTCAGTTGGATGTTGCGCAGCGCAGTCAAGCTTCCGTTGTTTGTCTGGTGCGTGCCAATGCAGGGTTTATTGCTCCAGTGAATGGGTCTGATCTGATCGAGATTGAGGAGCGCGCGAGGCGGAGTCCTCGGTGAAGGTTGTGGTGATCGACGACGACCCCACGGGGTCGCAAACGGTTCACAGCTGTCCGTTGTTGCTGCGCTGGGACCGGGAGACCTTGCGCCGTGGTTTGCGCCATCCCTCGCGATTGCTGTTTGTGCTGGCCAACACCCGGGCGCTGTCGCCGTCTGAGGCCGCCGCACGGAACCGAGAGATTGTGGAGGAATTGGCTGCAGCGATGGCTGCGGACAACATGCGCCCTGATCAGGTGCAGTTGGTCAGCCGAGGTGACTCCACCCTGCGGGGCCATGGCGTGTTGGAGCCCCAGGTGCTGGCGGAGGCCTGGCAGGCACGCTTTGAGCCCGTGGACGCCACGTTGCATGTGCCGGCGTTCCTGCCGGGGGGGCGCACGACCGTGGACGGGGTGCATCTTCTGCATGGGGATCCTGTTCACACCACCGCGTTTGCCCAGGACCGGTTGTTTGGTTTCAGCACCAGCGATCTGGCCGCCTGGCTGGAGGAGAAAAGTGGTGGCGCGATTGCACAGGCCTCAGTGATGCGGCTGGGCTGGGGGGTGTTGGATCGGGCTGCTGAAGGGCGCCGTGGTGGTGAACCTGCAGGTTTCACGGCTCTGCTCCACTGGCTTGAGGGTCTTGAGGACAATCAACCCGTGGTGGTTGATGCCACCCGCGTCGAGCAATTGGAGGCCCTTGGGGCGGCCGTTCATCAGTTGCAGGGCCGCAAACGCTTTCTGTTTCGTTCCGCCGCCAGCCTCCTTAATGGCCTGGTGGATGGTGGATCCTGCCCCCTAGGGCCTCAGCCTTTGGATGCGACTGGCCTGGCAGGTTTGCGGCGTCAGCATTCAGGCAGGCCTCAGCCTGGGTTGGTGCTGGTGGGTTCCCATGTGCCGTTGGCGGATCAGCAGCTGCAGCAGCTGTTGCGGGAGCCTGCATGCGAAGGGCTGGAGTTGCCCGTGGCCCGCATCGCCCGAGTGCTGGAAGGGGGCCAGGCCGACTGGTTGTTGCCGGATCTGGAACTGGAGTGGCGCACGCGGCTGGAGGCGCTGCTGGCCCGAGGTTGCACCCCCGTGCTGTTCACCAGCCGCGGCGAGCTGGGGTTTGGCGAGGGGGAAGGGGCGGTGCTCCGGCGGCTCCGGTTTGGGATGGAGTTGGCCCGGGTGATGGGGCGTCTGGTGGCGGCCCTGGCACCGCAGCTGGGTTATGTGATTAGCAAGGGCGGCATCACCACCGGCACCCTGCTGGCGGAGGGGCTCGGGCTCGAAGCGGTGCAGCTGGAGGGACAGTTGCTGCCGGGACTGTCGTTGGTGCGGCCGTTGCCTTCGGCTGGTTCAGCGCATCAGGGGCTGCCGATCATCACCTTCCCAGGAAATCTTGGCGACGCCGACACGCTGGCGCAGGCCTGGCGGCAGATGGAGGGGCGCTAGAGCAGTCCGGCTGAGGTCGCCAGCAGTTCCATCGGGTGACGCACCGCGGGGGCCTGGTCGTCTGGAGGCAGGTGGCGGCGCAATTGCAGCGTGCAACCGATGTTGGCGCTGGCAATCAGCCCGGCGCCTGTGCTCTGCAGGTCGTTGGCTTTGATCCGCCCCAGGGCGGCGGCTTCGTCGGGTTGCACCAGGTTGTAGATGCCGGCACTGCCGCAGCAGACACCGGCTTCCGTGGCCTCGCGCAGTTGCAGGTGGGGAATCGCCTGCAGCAGGGCCCGCGGTTGCGCCGTGATTCCCTGGCCATGGATCATGTGGCAGGCATCGTGATACGCCACTGACAGGGGCTCGGCGGGGCTGGCCTGCTGTCCCTCTGGGTGTTGGAGGGGCATCAGGGCTGCGCGGAACTCTTCACTCAGCCCGCGTTCCATCAGGAATTCATGCACGTCCTGCACGGGGCAGGGGAATCCGCTGGCGCCTGGTTCGAGCAGTTCTCCATAGGCCTTGAGGGTGTGGCCGCAGCCGGAAGCAGCCACGAGGACGGCATCCAAGGGCTGTGGATTGGGGATGGCCTGGAAGCTGGCCACCAAGGTGGTGGCCAGCTCGCGGGTCTGGTCCATCTGGCCCTGGTGATGGCTCACGGCACCACAACAGCCCTGGTTCGGCGGGATCACCACCTCGAAACCATTGGCCTGGAGCACCGCCACGGTGGCTGCGTTGACCTTGGGGTCAAAGCACCGCTGCACGCACCCCAGCACCAGCCCGACCCGGCCGCGGCGTTGTCCATGGGCCGGCGACACGGTGGGGAAGCGATCGGCGAAGCCTTCCGGGGCCAGAGCTGGCAACAGAGCATCCATGGCATTCAGCTGCGGCCCAAGCAGCTTCAGCACGCCGCTGCGGCGCACGAGGGATTGCAGTGGGGTGCCGGCATAGGCCCGCAGCGGAGTGAGCAGGGCTCTCAATCGGCGGGGATAGGGGAGCACGGCCAGTAGCAGCTGCCGGAATGTGTGCTGCCAAGGGCTGCGCAGCTCAGGGTTGTTGAGGCGCGGACGGGTGGCCTCGATCAGCTGGTCGTAACGCACGCCGGACGGGCAGGCGCTGACGCAAGCGAAGCACCCGAGGCAGCTGTCGAAATGCCCGGCAACGGTGGCATCCAGGCTCAGTTCACCGGTATCGATCGCCTTGAGGGTGTGGATGCGACCGCGCGGCGAGTCCATTTCCGTCCCCAGCACCCGGTAGCTGGCGCAGGTGGGCAGGCAGAAGCCGCAGTGAACGCAGGGATCGGAAGGATCAGGACTGGCCATGGCGCCATTGTGCTGGGCTGAATGGGGTACCTGGCTGCTGCAGGCGTCGCCCGAGGCTGTGCTGGTTGGTGCGGCGCAGCACGTTCACGATTTCCGGGTGGTGGGAACCGTTGAGCGCTGACTCGGCGTTGAGAGTGAGTGGGCCGCTGAGGTAATTGACGATCAGTGCCAGGCGCGGAGCGGCGGTGCGGTTGCTGCAGGATCCATGCAGGGTCCAGGGCGTGTGGATGGTTGCATCCCCGAAGGCCATGGGTGTGGCCACACAAGGAGAGGTCTCCGGTAGGCCAATGGGAGGGCTGCTGGCCTGTTGGGGTTGCTCCAGGAGGCAGTGGCGGTGGCTCCCGGGCAGAAACTGAATCGGTGCGTTGGCGGCATCGATCGCTTGCAGTGGCAACCACACCGTGAAGGCGGCGAGTTGGTCGCTTGGGATGAAGCGGGCGTCTTGATGCCAGGCGGTGCCGGGTTCACCGGTGCGTTTTCTGTAGAGAGTTGCGGCTAGAAGCTTCACGGGAGCTTGGCCCAGGCCACACGTGCTTTGGAGCCGTGCCAGCAAGCTGGGTTGTTGCAGGAGATCGGCGAGCTCGGGCAGGTCGTCCTGCAGAAACCAGAGGGGCTCTCCCTGGCTTTCCCAGCGCTTGGCTGCTTCCAGGATGGGAGCTGTGAGTCGACGCAGTCTGGTGCGGCTGGCCTGGTCCAGCAGCTCAGGCACCCAGGTGAAACCATCCCGCTCCAGGCAGGCGTCAGCGAGGCGCATGGCTCAGCAGATACAACTTCATCGACCAGGTGCCATCGCTCTCAGGGCTCAGTTTGAGATGGCTGAAGCCGTCTTGATGGCTCGGACTCTGCTGTTGACGCCAGTTGTGATGGTGTCGCTGGCATTCCGTGATGGTCTCAGGCGAACACCAGGGCTCCAGTGCTTGCAGCAGGGTCTGCACCAGTGGGTCATTGATCGCGCTGCCACGCTGCAGCCGTCCTACGGGGAACAATTCGAACCCCAGGCGTTGGATGCCATCCGCTCCCCAGTCACATGTGGCGGACCAGCAGAACGTTTCTGCCTGGAGGAGTTCTGCCAGGGTGTCTCTGCATAGGTTTGGTGCCTGGCGTGTCAGCCAGGCCCACTGATCGGGGCCGGTGAGGTTGAGGCGAATGGCCCCGTGTTGGTGGTCGGTTCTGCTGGGGAAGAATCCGCAGTGACTGATCCCCAGGTCCAGGTCGTCGCTGCTGGGCCAGTACAGCGGTTGCTCGACCTGGGGTATGAGCTGCTGGCGCGCTGCCCCCACACCTTCGGCCAGCGCTCCTTTGCGGTGATCGAGGCGAAAGAACACACCCGGGGGATGCGCAAAGGGATGGTCGAATTCCAGCCAGGGTTCCCGCAGCACGCCCCCGGCCACCTGCAGGCTCCGGTCGATGCGATCGCACAGGTCGCTCCAGGCGTCCCAGCCATGGCGCTGCCGGGGTGGTGGCAGCGGGAAGGACAGGTCTGCAGGCCTCTTGGGATCGTCCAGGCGGTACTCGCAGAGAACGACCCTGGCGATTGGTGGCGTTAGACGTAGCAATGCAGTCGGGTGTGGCTGCGATTGAGACGCAGGAATCCTCCCAGCACCACCCGCAGTTCCGGTCCTGATGTGGGCAGCACCTGATGGCGGCGGCAGCCGGCGTTAAACAGCAGCAGCTCGCCAGGGGATAGGGGCACGCAGGTCTCATCGGCGCTGATCTGCAGCTCTCCTCCCTGGGTGGCGGAGCGGACGCCGTACAGAAAGCTCAGTTGAAACGCGGGCTCCAGGGCCACGTCGCAGAGGGTGCCGTTTTCGATCAGGTTGAGGGGATTCCAGTCCTGCTCGCAGTGCTCTGGAATGCGGCCTCCGCTGGCCATTTCCCGCAGCGCCCACCCCGGCAGTTGGCTTCCGTCGCTGCTGCTGAGCAGGTCCAGGGGTAGGCCGAAGTGTTGGCTGAACAACGCAGCCACCGGTGCAAAAAACAGTTGCTCGAGTTGGTCCACGGCGGCGAGCTTGCAGCGCAGCTGGAGATGGTCGAGGTAGCGCTGAGGATCGGTGCCCACGCAACTGCGTGGCAAGGTGCGCCCCCAAGGTGTTGGCGCCCAGGTGCCGCTGTCATCGAGCCCCTGCAATGCATTGCAGAGGGCGGCGATGGCGGAATGGTCCAGAGCGGGTTGCCAGCGTCTCAGCGCCAGCTCCCCCCTCAGGACTGCGGCAACGGCTTCGGCGGTTTGCGGGCTCAGAACCGTTCGATGATGGCCTCGGCGAAGCCGCTGCAGCTGACGGCATCCACTTTGGGCTCCATCAGTCGGGCCAGGTCATAGGTGACCTGCTGGTCGGCAATGGCGGCGCTGAGCCCTTTGGTAATCAGATCGGCGGCCTCTTGCCAGCCGAGGAATTCCAGCATCATCACGCCGCTGAGGATCACCGAGCCGGGGTTGATGCGGTCGAGGCCGGCATGCTTCGGGGCGGTGCCGTGGGTGGCTTCGAAGATGGCCGCATTCGCTCCGATGTTGGCGCCGGGGGCCATCCCCAGACCGCCCACCATGGCGGCCGCGGCATCGGAGATGTAGTCGCCGTTGAGGTTCAGGGTGGCGAGGATCGAATACTCCTGAGGGCGGGTCTGAATCTGCTGGAAGATGCTGTCGGCGATACGGTCGTCCACCAGCACCATCTCCCTCCACTTGCCGTTGCCATGGCTGGCGCCGATGGTGTCAATCACGGCCTGAACTTCGGCGTCGATCGCCCCTTTCTTTTCCGGGGTGAGGCTGTCGTAGCCCGGTTCGATCATGCGGGCATTGGCCTGCACGCTCAGGTTCGCATCGTTATCGAGG contains these protein-coding regions:
- a CDS encoding FAD-binding oxidoreductase, yielding MAPDNLAAVQDVVRDLHASASPWIPSGLGSRLSWGAPLKPAPVLSLRHCKAVLDHAVDDLTITLQAGLPLADLQAQLAEHQQWLPVDWPFGTNLKDADSAGNDSAGTDSAGSVGGLVARGLAGGLRHRHLGVRDQIIGIGLIRSDGTEAHAGGRVVKNVAGYDLMRLLCGSWGSLALISELTLRVQPIRPARALLMIHGPLEALEAWRADVVASTLTPELLNWQCGPAQPLRIQVGVASVSDAAVEDQLNRLRSLAEHHQLSAEPHPWEGPLPPAESSTTATPPWLLRLALAPTQVQALFRSAELQALQGWHWQVAAAAGSGDGWVPTDGATRCDQLKSLRQRVETLGGRLSVLRQPSASTKAIDAWTDAPSRPLIEAVKRQFDPLQQLNRGRLPGVAHPYG
- a CDS encoding four-carbon acid sugar kinase family protein — translated: MKVVVIDDDPTGSQTVHSCPLLLRWDRETLRRGLRHPSRLLFVLANTRALSPSEAAARNREIVEELAAAMAADNMRPDQVQLVSRGDSTLRGHGVLEPQVLAEAWQARFEPVDATLHVPAFLPGGRTTVDGVHLLHGDPVHTTAFAQDRLFGFSTSDLAAWLEEKSGGAIAQASVMRLGWGVLDRAAEGRRGGEPAGFTALLHWLEGLEDNQPVVVDATRVEQLEALGAAVHQLQGRKRFLFRSAASLLNGLVDGGSCPLGPQPLDATGLAGLRRQHSGRPQPGLVLVGSHVPLADQQLQQLLREPACEGLELPVARIARVLEGGQADWLLPDLELEWRTRLEALLARGCTPVLFTSRGELGFGEGEGAVLRRLRFGMELARVMGRLVAALAPQLGYVISKGGITTGTLLAEGLGLEAVQLEGQLLPGLSLVRPLPSAGSAHQGLPIITFPGNLGDADTLAQAWRQMEGR
- a CDS encoding (Fe-S)-binding protein; amino-acid sequence: MASPDPSDPCVHCGFCLPTCASYRVLGTEMDSPRGRIHTLKAIDTGELSLDATVAGHFDSCLGCFACVSACPSGVRYDQLIEATRPRLNNPELRSPWQHTFRQLLLAVLPYPRRLRALLTPLRAYAGTPLQSLVRRSGVLKLLGPQLNAMDALLPALAPEGFADRFPTVSPAHGQRRGRVGLVLGCVQRCFDPKVNAATVAVLQANGFEVVIPPNQGCCGAVSHHQGQMDQTRELATTLVASFQAIPNPQPLDAVLVAASGCGHTLKAYGELLEPGASGFPCPVQDVHEFLMERGLSEEFRAALMPLQHPEGQQASPAEPLSVAYHDACHMIHGQGITAQPRALLQAIPHLQLREATEAGVCCGSAGIYNLVQPDEAAALGRIKANDLQSTGAGLIASANIGCTLQLRRHLPPDDQAPAVRHPMELLATSAGLL
- a CDS encoding phytanoyl-CoA dioxygenase family protein, with translation MRLADACLERDGFTWVPELLDQASRTRLRRLTAPILEAAKRWESQGEPLWFLQDDLPELADLLQQPSLLARLQSTCGLGQAPVKLLAATLYRKRTGEPGTAWHQDARFIPSDQLAAFTVWLPLQAIDAANAPIQFLPGSHRHCLLEQPQQASSPPIGLPETSPCVATPMAFGDATIHTPWTLHGSCSNRTAAPRLALIVNYLSGPLTLNAESALNGSHHPEIVNVLRRTNQHSLGRRLQQPGTPFSPAQWRHGQS
- a CDS encoding 2OG-Fe(II) oxygenase; this encodes MGTDPQRYLDHLQLRCKLAAVDQLEQLFFAPVAALFSQHFGLPLDLLSSSDGSQLPGWALREMASGGRIPEHCEQDWNPLNLIENGTLCDVALEPAFQLSFLYGVRSATQGGELQISADETCVPLSPGELLLFNAGCRRHQVLPTSGPELRVVLGGFLRLNRSHTRLHCYV